The Desulfitobacterium chlororespirans DSM 11544 sequence TTCAGGTACAGGAGCCGGCACAGGCTCATTGGGCCCGGTTTGTTCAGTCGCTCCAATAGGAATCGATTGACCCTGGCAGCCCGTTAAGACCGGAGATAGAGAGATAATAAGAAAGAGTACCAATAAGGCAGGAAAATAAGTTCTCGGGAAAGGGTATTTTATCATGGGAACCTCCACATCGAAGTAATTTCTTTTTCGTTATTTACGATAATTTTTGTGAACAGCTTTTCTAAATATTCGCTTCTTCATCTCTTATGTCCTTCTACGCTTTGGTCCCCAGCTATCTTTTTAATTTATGGAAAAGTATCAGATTTGAAATTCAGGTTCCTCTGGATTAACCCTGGTGATCATCACCTTGTCCACCCGAACATGGTCCATATCCACGACCTCAAGCCGCAGATAGCCGACTATTACACTATCCTTTTCTTTAGGTATATCTCCGATCTTGTCGGTGATGTAGCCTCCAAGAGTGTGGTAGCTGTTTCCTGTGTGGGGCATGACTTTTTCTTCAATATCGAAATACCGTTTGAAGGTATCGAGAGCTACCAATCCATCCGCCAACCAGGAGTGTTCATCCTTCTCGATGATTTCCGGAGGGGTTTGTTCTCCTCTTAAGGGCATATCCCCTACGATATTTTCCATGATATCGTGAAGAGTTACGAAACCTTCAATCCCGCCATATTCATCAATCACTATAGCTTCATGGCGCCCCGCCTCTTGGAAGGTCTTCAGGGCTTGAAAGACTTTCATGGATTCAGGATGGATCAGTGTATCCTTAATGCAGTCCGTAATTGCAAAGTCTACCCCGGATACCAGCTTAGCAAAAACATCCTTGGTATGAACCACCCCTTGGAAATTGTCCAGGCTCCCTTTACCTACAGGAAATTTCGTGTGGGGGCTTTCGTTCATCTTGCTAATAATCTCCACAAAGGTATCCTCGATATCGATCCAAGCCAACTGGGTACGCGGAGTGAGGATATCAGCCAAACGTTTGTCTCCTAAGTAAAAAATCTGCTCCACCATATCCTGCTCAATCTCTTCTACTACACCGCTGTAAACCCCTTGCTCGATAAGCGACGTGATCTCTTCCTCGGTTACTTCCGGATCGGTACTGGGTTTAATACGCAAAGCTCTTAAAACCCATTCCGTAGATTTACTTAAAAACCAGATAAGGGGGCGCCCCGCCTTGGCAAAGTAATACATAGGTTTGGCCACCCGGCAGGCAACTTTTTCCGGGTTGCCCATGCCAATTCGCTTGGGGGCAAGTTCGCCGATAATCAAAGATAAATAGGTGGATAATCCCACCACGAGAATAAAGCTGAACTGGTAGCTTATAGGTGCTAATACCGGAATAGTCTCTATATACTTAGCCAGTTGTCCCGCAATAGTCGCTCCGCCAAAGGCCCCGGTAATAACCCCAATGAGAGTGATGCCGATCTGTATGGTGGAAAGAAGCTGATTAGGATTCTCCGCCAGCATTAAGGCATAGGCTGCCCGGGAGTTCCCTTTGTCCTTAAGATTGGCTAACCGATTCCTTTTCGAAGTCACAATGGCAATTTCCGTCATAGCAAAAAGACCGTTGGCCATGATGAGAATTAATACGATCATAATAGAGATCCATAAACTATCCAAATCTATCGTCCCTCATTTCCTATAAAAATGCCTAGGCGTTTAATTCTCTTTAACACTATTTTTTCTTCATGAAATAATTCTATCCTTACTATATAGGCGATCGCAATTGGCATATCATTTTATCCTGTCCCAATGATGAACTTTTATAGCTAATAGATTATTGACGCTGCCAGCATTTATGGATATTATAGATATATATAGTCCATAATTAGGAGGTAATTTTTTGTGAAATATTCGAGGGCGACGGATTATGCTCTTCATACAATCTTGTTTCTTGCCAGAAACGGCTCGGAAAAGAAATTGGGGGTTCAGGAATTAGCTGAAAAACAAAATGTTTCTCCTACCTACTTGTCAAAGATACTTAACAAGCTGGTTAAGGAAGGGATGATTTATTCTTCACCAGGAGTTAACGGCGGGTATTCCCTAGGTCCCCATTGGGAGGAGATCTCTTTTTTTGATATTATCCAAGCTATAGAAGGAAAAACTTCCTTATTTGACTGTTGCCTGAACTCGAACCCTGAATGCTCCATAAAAAAAGTCATGCTTGCAGCTGAGAAAAATATGGAAGAGGAATTAAGAAATAAAAAAATATCAGAGCTTGTCTAAGCTCTGGTGGAAGAGGGGTTATTTTTATGGCTATGACAATAAAACAGCCTATTCAAAAACAGTCTATTCAATATTCTAAGATCGGTGTGTTATCTCTGGCCCACATGCTCAATGATCTCTATAGCAACTTTTTGCCTCAGATGCTTCCCTTTCTCATTATTTTACATCCGGACTTTACGGCAACCCAGGCAGCCATCCTTGTATCTTCCTTTACCATCTCTTCTTCCTTGGTGCAACCTTTTATCGGCTATTATCTGGATCGCCGCGGTAAACGCTGGTTTGTTTATGTAGGAACTTTATGGATGGCTATCATGCTCAGCTTGACAGGGGTTGTTCATGAGAATTATATCCTTCTGGTTACCTTGGCCACTCTAGCCGGCCTTGGTACGGCAGCCTTTCATCCTCAGGCCTCCACCATGGTCAACATTCTAAGTGGAGACTATAAAGCGGTTTTACTTTCGGCATTTATCGCCTTTGGTAATTTTGGTTTTGCCCTCGGCCCCCTGCTCTTGGTGCCCTTATTCGAGGCCCATGGTTTGCAGGGAACTCTCTACATGGTGGTTCCCGGTGTGATGGTATCCTTGCTCCTCCTCTTTTTTTCTCCCCGGGTCAATGTATCTCCCTCAAACCCTCCTGAGTTTTCCGCTCTGATGGCATCCCTGAAAACTGCTGCGAGGGAACTGAGTACTATCGTCGGAGTCATCGCTGTACGTTCTTTAGCTTATACGGGAATGCTCACCATGCTTCCCCTGTATTTTAAATCCCAGAACCTATCCAATATTGCAGCCAGCCACCTGGTAACCATTATGCTGGCTGCCGGGGCAGTGGGGGGAATTATCGGCGGTTTTATCTCCGATAGATTCGGACGGAAACCGTTGATCGTGGGGTCCCTTCTTCTGGCTACACCTTTGTTCTTTGCTTTCCTCTACACAGAGGGAACCTTGAGCACTGTCTTTCTCGCTTTAGCCGGGGCTTCTCTGCTCTCAAGCTTTTCTGTGACTGTGGTCGCAGCTCAGGAGGTTATTCCCCATAATAAAGCCATGGCAGCAGGTTTAACTTTGGGCTTCGCCGGAGGAGTCGGGGGCCTTGCAGTGGTTCTGATTGGCCGCATCGCCGATCTCTGGGGGCTTCAGATGGCTATTTCTGCTCTCTTTGTCCTGCCTCTCGTCGCCGGTCTGCTGGCGCTGTTTATGAAAAGCCGTCCTGCGGCACGGGTGCAGCGAGGTGCTTAGGCCTTAATTTTAAAAATAGGATCGGCGCTGGGTATTACCTTTTTGTCTCTCCAGTGATTTCACGTAAACCCATTTTTGGAGTCCGCCTGCTGACGAAATGGCAAGTTCAGCCAACTCATCTGCCTTTTTATAATCTTTTTCTCTGTAGGCTGCTTCTGCTTCCAGTGCATAGTGCAAGTACTTATGCTTAATCCGGGCTTTATAAGCTTCAAATTCCTCAAGATTCCCCTGGAGCAGAGCAATTAAAGCCAGATTATGATAGCGGATATTGCTGTTTCTAATCTCTTGAACGGTTGCTTCGGCTTCTCTCAAGAGATTTTTTTCTATTTGCACTGTGGCTGTCAGAGCGATCTTAGCTTGCTTGTACAAAGAACTGAGCCTCTCCAGCTGGATCTCCGCTTCTTGATAATCTTTCTTCACTAAAGAAAGCAACAAGGCGTAATAAGGATGGTCGCTCTTCCGCTGAACATATCTATCCACTAAATTTATATTCTTCGTATAAGCAGCAACGTAGAGATAGAAAGTCACACCGCAAATTGCCAGAATCACATAGAGATAAAGCAATAGCTGTATTACATCGATGTCTAACCCTACATAGTTTTTCAGGATAGCTATGACGATTCCGAGAACTACTCCCAGTAAAATAACTGTTGAATAGTGTCTCACCTTTTTATTCATTATACTAAACTCACTTTCAGTTAATTTTCGGGAGGCTGGCTCAAGTATGCCTATAAAGGCTCTTGCCAAGATCCTTCCATCATAGTAAAGCAACGAGTCACCAAGTATATTAAGTTATAAGTACAGCGAAAGCCACCTGTCACAGGTGGCTTTCTGCGTAAAAAGACCTTTGACTAAGATCTTTACTGACCGCTATTGACATCGATAAAAGGGACTGCACCACCGGTAACATTGGGAAGTTTACCATCCCATTTTTCAATCGCTTTAATCTTAGCTTCAATTTCCCTTAGTTGTACAAGTTCAGAAGTAACTTCTTGCTTTTGAAGCCGCAGAGATTCCGCTTCAGCTTTTGCTTGCTCTACTTTTTGCTTGGCCTCGATTTCAATTCTTTGCAGATCAAGATTAGCCTTTAAAGCCTGCTGCTCAGCGATTTGCTTTTGTTCAATCGCATTGTTGAACTCCTGACTAAATTTGAATTCAGTGATATTTATTTCGTCCAGAACCATATAATAAGTCGCTAATTTTGAAGCAAGAGTCTCTTTGATCTTGGCACTAACTTCTGAACGCTTGGAGATCAACTCTTCAGCCGTATATTGAGCCGTTATTGCTTTCACCGCTTCACCGATAGCCGGATCAACAATTCGTTCTCCATAAGATAATCCGACATTCTGATAAAGCTTATTCACTTGAATAGGGTCAAGATGAAAGTTAACCGCAACGGTAGTCGTAACGATTTGTAAGTCTTTTGAAGCGGCCGTTTGCTCAGATTGAGATTTCTGGACCCTTACCTCCATAGGGACAACGCTTTGAACAAAGGGAATTTTGAAATGCAGCCCTTCCGTTAAGACGATGGGACGGACAGCCCCTAATTGCAGAACAATACCTCTTTGGCCCGCATTCACGATGACAAAGGCATCCAGTGCCAAGATAACAAGAAGTACAATCACAAGCCCAAAGGTAATGAAGCTTTTGTTCATTTTCATTTTGGGTACCATATTGACAACTTTTTCAGAATCCAATTCATGTCCTCCCTTTTAATTTTAATTGTGAAGCAGATGCTTCCTCTTAACTATACCTTATAGTTATAAGAAAAATCTATATTTACTTGCTCAAGAAAAGGATAATTACAACAAAAAACCACTCAAGAAAAGGATAATTACAACAAAAAACCACTCCCTAAAACAAATGAGTCAGCCTGTATCAAGCGGAATTCATAGGTTTCAGGAAATGATCTTCATTCTTAAAATAAAAATGGAGCCGATGGCAGGACTCGAACCTGTAACCTGCTGATTACAAATCAGCTGCTCTACCAATTGAGCTACATCGGCTTGTCTAGCGACAGAACTTATAATAGCATAAGGCTAAAAGTTTTTCAACACCAAAATCGATAAAATTTTATTACCATTTCTTGTTTTCAGCTGCTTATTAAACCTCCCTTGGTATAACCCATCTTTCACCTCAAGTTTACATCTGTGAAGTTTTTGCCTAAAGAAAAATCTCAGATGATTTCCTAAAGCAGGTTAGGGGCATACTAATTTTGATTAAAGGGAGGGCACATGATGAGCAATCTAACCTATGAAGAAATATTCGGCCGTTTGGTCAAAGCATCTTATCAGGGAAAGCTTCAAGAGGAGATCGAATCTCTGGAATCCTCCGGCGATGATCACACCAGGCAGTATGTCCAGTATGCTCTAGGCAAGGGGGATCCGGATAGAGTCGTCTTTCAGGTTAAGTCCTGCAATAAGAGCTGCTCAGAAGAGGACCATAGTTGCGAAGCCTCCTGCCTCTTCAATGCAGTAGTCCGGGATATGGAAGGGAATGTGGTCATCCAAGACCGGAACTGCACTCACTGCGGAGAATGTATCGAGACCTGCTCTTTAGACAGCTTAGTAGATAAAAAAGAATTCATCCCTCTGGTGGAAATTCTCCAGTCCAAGGAGATCCCCGTCTTTGCCATGGTAGCTCCGGCGATTATCGGACAATTTGGAGGTGATGTGACCATGGGCCAGCTTCGAGCCGCACTGAAACATCTCGGCTTTTATGGAATGATTGAAGTGGCACTTTTTGCCGATGTGCTGAGCTTAAAAGAGGCCCTGGAATTTGACAAGCATGTTCAAACAGATAAGGACTTTGTCCTCACCAGCTGTTGCTGCCCCATCTGGGTGGGGATGGTAAAGAGGGTCTATGATACCCTGGTTCCCCATATCTCCCCCTCGGTATCCCCTATGGTAGCTTGTGGGAGGGGAATTAAACGCCTGCATCCCGACGCCAAAACGGTCTTTATCGGTCCATGTATTGCTAAAAAAGCTGAAGCCAAGGAACCGGATATCCGGGATGCGGTAGATGCAGTGCTGACTTTTCACGAACTCAAGCAGATCTTTGAGGCCACGGATATTGAGCCCTCGAAGATGGAGGATATACCTAGTGAGCACTCTTCTACCAGCGGTAGAATCTATGCCCGCACCGGCGGGGTCTCAAAATCTATCTCCGATACCTTAAACCGTATCCGTCCAGACAAGCCGGTAAAGATAAAATCCATTCAAGCTAATGGCGTTAAAGAGTGCAAGGCCCTCCTCAATGATATTATGAATAACGAAATTAAAGCCAATTTCTACGAAGGCATGGGCTGCCCCGGAGGCTGTGTAGGGGGACCCAAGGCTATAGTAGATGTAGATAGGGGTACTGAGTTCGTAAACAAATATGGTGCAGAAGCAGACGCCCTTACACCCGCAGATAATCAGCATGTATTGGAGCTGCTTAAGCAGTTGGGCATCGATAGCGTGGAAGAGCTTCTGGGAGGAGAGTCTGCAGCAATTTTCCAACGGGACTTTTAAAATAAATTTATGGATGGAGGCTGATACCATGGATACACAACAGCAAGCGATAGCTAAACAGGCCTCGGTAATTGAGCTAAAACCTAATACAATAAACCTAAGCCCGGAAAAGGATATAGGCCTGGAGAAGGACATAAATCCGGGAAAGGAAACCACAAGAAACAAGAAGATGACTCTGCTCATATTCAGCGGCGAGTACGAT is a genomic window containing:
- a CDS encoding MFS transporter, with the translated sequence MAMTIKQPIQKQSIQYSKIGVLSLAHMLNDLYSNFLPQMLPFLIILHPDFTATQAAILVSSFTISSSLVQPFIGYYLDRRGKRWFVYVGTLWMAIMLSLTGVVHENYILLVTLATLAGLGTAAFHPQASTMVNILSGDYKAVLLSAFIAFGNFGFALGPLLLVPLFEAHGLQGTLYMVVPGVMVSLLLLFFSPRVNVSPSNPPEFSALMASLKTAARELSTIVGVIAVRSLAYTGMLTMLPLYFKSQNLSNIAASHLVTIMLAAGAVGGIIGGFISDRFGRKPLIVGSLLLATPLFFAFLYTEGTLSTVFLALAGASLLSSFSVTVVAAQEVIPHNKAMAAGLTLGFAGGVGGLAVVLIGRIADLWGLQMAISALFVLPLVAGLLALFMKSRPAARVQRGA
- a CDS encoding [Fe-Fe] hydrogenase large subunit C-terminal domain-containing protein, translated to MSNLTYEEIFGRLVKASYQGKLQEEIESLESSGDDHTRQYVQYALGKGDPDRVVFQVKSCNKSCSEEDHSCEASCLFNAVVRDMEGNVVIQDRNCTHCGECIETCSLDSLVDKKEFIPLVEILQSKEIPVFAMVAPAIIGQFGGDVTMGQLRAALKHLGFYGMIEVALFADVLSLKEALEFDKHVQTDKDFVLTSCCCPIWVGMVKRVYDTLVPHISPSVSPMVACGRGIKRLHPDAKTVFIGPCIAKKAEAKEPDIRDAVDAVLTFHELKQIFEATDIEPSKMEDIPSEHSSTSGRIYARTGGVSKSISDTLNRIRPDKPVKIKSIQANGVKECKALLNDIMNNEIKANFYEGMGCPGGCVGGPKAIVDVDRGTEFVNKYGAEADALTPADNQHVLELLKQLGIDSVEELLGGESAAIFQRDF
- a CDS encoding prohibitin family protein, with amino-acid sequence MDSEKVVNMVPKMKMNKSFITFGLVIVLLVILALDAFVIVNAGQRGIVLQLGAVRPIVLTEGLHFKIPFVQSVVPMEVRVQKSQSEQTAASKDLQIVTTTVAVNFHLDPIQVNKLYQNVGLSYGERIVDPAIGEAVKAITAQYTAEELISKRSEVSAKIKETLASKLATYYMVLDEINITEFKFSQEFNNAIEQKQIAEQQALKANLDLQRIEIEAKQKVEQAKAEAESLRLQKQEVTSELVQLREIEAKIKAIEKWDGKLPNVTGGAVPFIDVNSGQ
- a CDS encoding hemolysin family protein, with the translated sequence MDSLWISIMIVLILIMANGLFAMTEIAIVTSKRNRLANLKDKGNSRAAYALMLAENPNQLLSTIQIGITLIGVITGAFGGATIAGQLAKYIETIPVLAPISYQFSFILVVGLSTYLSLIIGELAPKRIGMGNPEKVACRVAKPMYYFAKAGRPLIWFLSKSTEWVLRALRIKPSTDPEVTEEEITSLIEQGVYSGVVEEIEQDMVEQIFYLGDKRLADILTPRTQLAWIDIEDTFVEIISKMNESPHTKFPVGKGSLDNFQGVVHTKDVFAKLVSGVDFAITDCIKDTLIHPESMKVFQALKTFQEAGRHEAIVIDEYGGIEGFVTLHDIMENIVGDMPLRGEQTPPEIIEKDEHSWLADGLVALDTFKRYFDIEEKVMPHTGNSYHTLGGYITDKIGDIPKEKDSVIVGYLRLEVVDMDHVRVDKVMITRVNPEEPEFQI
- a CDS encoding RrF2 family transcriptional regulator; the encoded protein is MKYSRATDYALHTILFLARNGSEKKLGVQELAEKQNVSPTYLSKILNKLVKEGMIYSSPGVNGGYSLGPHWEEISFFDIIQAIEGKTSLFDCCLNSNPECSIKKVMLAAEKNMEEELRNKKISELV